A segment of the Phoenix dactylifera cultivar Barhee BC4 unplaced genomic scaffold, palm_55x_up_171113_PBpolish2nd_filt_p 002476F, whole genome shotgun sequence genome:
GATGGAACAAAGAAAGTTTATCATTCTATTGATAATGCTGCAAGGTTTTGATATGTTTGTGTTACTGTCATAGCATTGCATTACTTGATTTGATATactcaattttctttttccaaccTGTTAGCTACTGAATGGACCTGTTCAAGCTTTCAATGGTTCTGAAGTCATAACAATGATTCTAAATGAATGATTCCATAGCCTAGGAGTGGTGCCCTCCAGCTCCCACTAACCCCCACCCCAAacaccccctcccccccccttctcttccttctgaggggaaagaagaaaacctttaaaagaaagagaacaTTCTCATCTTTTGTTTCTGGTCATATAATTTACTCTCTTCGAGACACATCATCTGCATAAGCAATATTTTTTTCAACTCATAAATAGATTCTGATCATTGCAATAGATACTAGGGATCAGGATTTCATCACGATTTAtcgaaatatatttttaaataaaatattctagATTAGTAAATCTCCTGAGATGTTATCTGCTACATGGTTAGAGAATTATAGCAGTTTGACAGATCAATTACAATATGAGACAGATAAACACTACGAGCATATCAGTGCCTTTGAATTATCATGAGCTGAAAAATATTGTAGAATTCCTGATTACATGAATTTGTGCCCTGTTGTATTTTCATCTTAGTATTTGATTTGGTGGATTTTTAGCTTTGTACATGCTGACCCCATTTAGATGGGAGAAGATGATTTGGTTATGGTAGAAATCTTGTCCAAGGGAATTATTCACTTGAGAAATTCTTTAAATACCAATTATTTTCTACAtatttaggatttcaaattattaatCCGTAAACTTTTAAGGATCATTAGctgattaataaaaataactcgagaataaaaacataaaaagtaGTCTATAGCTCCCATGCAAAAATTATTCTATTCATAGTTTTTTGTCTTGGGGTTAAGCAGGTACCTGGTCTTAGGAAAATTAATTTCAGAAGATGCTACAAGGAGTTGGTCCAGTTGGTTGGTAGCACTTGATATGGCCAATGTTCTAACTTGGTTGTGTCGAATGACACACTTCACAGGCCACTCAAAAGATTGTTATTCATGAACTAGAGTACCTTTACGAAAATTAAAAGTTATAACTGTGATTCAATATTAAATCGTTAGCTTTTGCCATCTGGAGATCATGGTGGAAAGCTCAAGCCGTCGCCTTATCTCACCATTTgtctttatatattatattagaaAGGCGACTGAACATTGCTTCACTGTAAGGAAGATTAGTGTCTGAATCATTCAGCATGAATGTGCTTTTCTAGGATTAACCTGATGTAATTGGATCATCAGTTAGAACATATATTTAGTAATAGTGAACATGGATTAGTGGTGGCTGAGTGTCTCGTGCTACTGATAGAATGTTTTACAGACATATTTAACCATGTATACATGATCTATGCTATATTGGTTTATATTCTGTTAACATTTCTGATCAATGTATCCAGGTTGAAGTGACTGATGCAGCTCTTCTTGCTCTGATAGAAAATTATTGCCGAGAGGCAGGTGTTCGGAATCTTCAAAAGCAAATTGAGAAGATATACCGCAAGGTTTGTGACACAGTTGTTAGAACTTCAGAAAAGAAGTATCAGtttttaaatctaaatattcgtaattttattatttattttcaaaGTAATTGTTTTGCTAGCAAATCCCAACCATAACTGTTGAGCATTGGGTTGCCTCTGATGACGAGCCACAATGTTATCGGTATGCTTTCTTCAGAAAAATTAGTAATGACTTTGAACTTCAAACGACACCGTATACAATCTGAAATGCATCATGAGAACACAAGATGCTTGTTACTAGGTGatattttgatttagttctGGTTTGAATGCGTGCATGAACATAACAAGCTAGTTATGATGTTTTGACCAAAGTGTCTAGCTGGTTGTCCCTATCAATGAAAAACCCAATTGCCTCGATTTTTTGTAACTAGTTTGCATATTGCTTATGCAAGACATTTGGGTATTTGGGTCATCTCACAAATAGGTATACTTGTCGGATGTGCTAGTTGGAGAATTATGGGAAGGATTAAAGAAACAATTAGAAATGTTAAATTATTGACCTGCTAGTTTTggctttctgaaatttttattttaacagGATATTTGAATTGGTGGTTTTTCACTTGTAGCTTTCCAAATTGTTTATGTTTTTCTATTAAACAAATGTTTTCCTTTACAAATTATTGCTTCAATTAATGCATCTTCTGGTGTAGTTGTACTTAATTGAAGTTTATTTTGTCATAGGCTTTACACCCCTTTGAGAGATGTTGGAAGTCAATATTTCTGTAATCAAAAGCTTTTCTGTGAAAGTCTCCCCTTTTAGCAGTGATTAATCTGAATGTTTTCTGGCCATTAAATATGCAGAAGCACTAGTTTCATAAGCATACATGCATTTCTATTACTATCATCTATGAATTCTCAGTCATTCCCTTCATTTGCATTTTTATGACCATTGATgtatattagatatttaaatttgcatcttttcctatcaatgaaataaatattttgatttcAGAAAACCTTGAATATTTTTCCTATTCATGACCGATTTTATTCTTATGCTTTAATATAGATAGCTCTGCAACTTGTCCGTCAAGGGGTGACAAATGAGCAATCTCTAAAAGTCAGCCTTCAGCAAGGAGCCAAACAGCTTAGAGAGAAATCTACTGAAGAGCCTACTCAAATTGCAGATGATGGTCCAGGGGGGAAGAAACTGGAGGATGGGAACTCACACGAAAGGGCTACAACAACTACCTTAACAGAATCTGAACAAGCAATTGAAGTCTCGTTACATGAACAGCCTAATGGAACTGCCACAGAAGAATCAGAAGCAACTTCTCATGAGCATCTTGTTGAACAGTTGGAGGCTGACAAAGTGCAGCCAACTCTCTTATCATCAGACGGTATTGCAACAACGGACCAACCCGTTGATTCAAAGGTATTCTGAGAAGCTAAGTGACTAAAACATGCATTTTATTGTAGTGTAAGAATTGGTTTAACATTGACACCTACTAGTGATTTTTCTTACAAGTCCTATgtgtaaactttttttttcacatTAGTGGAAGGATCAGTCAGACGATAGAAATTACTTTAATGTAGTATGCATATATGTTAACATATGCATATTTATGCACCGTATATTCATTGTGTCATGTATTAATTGATTGATTTCTCTATTTACAGGTCAATATAAAAACAAGTGATGTAAAGGATGTGAAAGTTGATAATGTGATTGAAAAGGTCATAGTTGATGTCTCAAACCTGGCTGATTTTGTGGGCAAACCAGTATTCCATGCCGAACGTATATATGATCAGACTCCAGTAGGAGTTGTCATGGGTCTTGCTTGGACTGCAATGGGTGGTTCAACATTGTATGTTGAGACCGCCCTAGTGGAGCAAGGAGAAGGGAAAGGTGCACTTCTATTGACGGGTCAGCTCGGAGACGTCATGAAGGAGAGTGCGCAAATAGCTCATACCGTAGCCAGAGCAATATTGCTTCAGAAAGAACCAGACAATCCATTTTTTGCAGACTCCAAGCTCCATTTGCATGTGCCGGCTGGTGCTACCCCCAAGGATGGACCAAGTGCAGGGTGCACCATGATAACCTCAATGTTGTCTCTTGCCATGAAAAAGCATGTTAAAAAAGAACTTGCAATGACTGGTGAAGTAACATTGACAGGACGGATTCTCCCAATTGGTGGGGTATGTTATCTCTGTGACATAATCTTTATTCATCATTGTGACCGACCATAATAATCGAAAGTTCatagtttttttgttttcatgatTGTTTTAAGACTTAATGTTTCTTATTCTTGTTTTGGTTTCCAACCACGGGATGTGCGACATACTCTCTGTctttcaattcatcatatttgTCCATTTGATCTTTATATGCTATATGATTTACCATCCATTGTAGAAATACCTGAATCTAGGAGTTTATATGCATTTTGTCATAGCCTGAATTTTTGAGTTGGAAACTGCAAAGCTTGACATTTTTACTAAATTTGCAAACTTCCTATATTTGATAAAAATCATTCTGAAgtcttattttgaaaaataacacCAGAAATCACCAttatttagtattattactGCTCTGTGACTTTGTTTTTTTCTGttagtttttaaaagtttcatTCCTACCAAACAGGTAAAGGAGAAGATAATTGCTGCAAGAAGAAGTGAGGTGAAGACTATCATATTCCCATCAgctaacagaagagattttgatGAGCTTGCTGGCAATGTGAAGGAAGGCCTTGAAGTTCACTTCGTAGATGATTATAACCAAATAtttgagctggcttttggaaGCAACTCTAAGCCACAAATCTAAGTCTCTGATCCACCTGTATTGGGTCTTCACATGTTATAGTTTTCTTGACGACTGCAAGAAATTCCATGGTAGTTCTTCATGATGCAGCCACCATGGACCAATTCCAAAGAGAGTTAGCCTTTTATTGAGGTCATGGACAATTCGTAACGGGCTTCCTAGAGCATCCATGATTTGAATGCTTGCATGTACTGATGCCTGAAGATTGTTTATTAATTATGTCTTACAACCATTGCGAAAAAAACCATAGCACGGCTGTATTTTTTGTGATCTTTTCTGGAGGTGGATGGTGGTCAAGATATAAATACATTATTTCGGCATTTTTGTTTTCATCAATACTCAAATGTAAACTACTCTCAAAACCTAAATTTTTTATTCATTCAAATGTATGATGATAGCTGATTATTAATTTGATCATGTTTGCTGGATTGGTTTCAACTTTCAACTCCTTGTGTTTTTCTCCTTTGATGGATGTGGctggaaaaaaatttaattgttgCCGATATTTGCATTTTAGCAGTCATTTCCTTCCAATTAGGGCATTCATTCTTTAGATACTAAAATTTGTACGAATTGGTACTTCTTTCATCTATTTTATCCATTGTTGGTGATAATCTTGGCATCGATTCTTCTAATTTAATCATGATATTGTAGCAAGGGGTGTTCTACTAGTACTTCTTTATAAATGAAATATGCAAGATGATGACTCAAAATGCAATGCAGCTGCTAGTGATTTTTAGCCTCAAATGATGTCATTTCAAACCTAATTCAATCCATTCTCCCAATGTGATTCACATGCTGACCTCAACTCGCATGATTGATGATATCGCAAAATACCTATCAAAGATTATGAATGAGATATCTCGCCGGCTTCGCCGGTCAACGATCCACCATGACAAGAGGCTATTGGACCATAGTTGCTCTTCAGATTGAAATTGGCAGAAAGCCTCAATAATGGTCATGGGGACCATCACAGTCATTATTCTCCAATCTCGCTAAAGACTTACTAGTACTCTTTCCttaatgaaatttcttctttacTTCAAAAATGGAGCTTGTGGTGGAGCCTCTATTGGATGAAATCTATGGAAAGGGATTGTGGGCTCAGCCATATCCAATTCGAGTTCATGTGGGAATCAGAATCCCATGATGCCATCATGGAATCAATCCCTCAGAGCAAAAGAATACCACCAGTTCCTAGCAGTGGAAAAGCCCAGGAATAGGGATGGTAGGACCAGACCCATACCCTCCTTAGACTTCAGCTTTATAGCAGTTTATTCTAAACTCTCCAATGCCAGTGTCTTCTAGTTCCCCTCTTCAATCCACTGCCACTAGTGACTAACATGGGTccaacctccattcttttgtggGGCCAACTTCCCATAGTGACCAACCGACCATGTCCTTGGGAGGTCAGACAGGTTAATTTTAGACAGTAGCTTGTGGAATCAATAGGAGGCAAGACTTTTTGAGAGTTTTAGTCAAGCAAATCTTTGTGGGGGCATCTTGTGACTCATCACCCATTACTATCAGCTGATTTGCTGTCATGCTTTAACTAACGAATCAACTAAATGCTTGTTCGTGGACCCAGTTAGGTCAGCCATTCAGGCAACAATGCCGGTTCTTATTCCAATTTGAGAGTCGCATCTTGTTCGAGCTGACGACAGCTTGGCATCGACGCTCTCCGTCATCCATACATGTCAGCATTCGATAAATATGTCAACGTGGCGAGCTGCGAGGTGGTCGAATTGCTGACATGGCAATGGTGGCTCATGGCCggcgaaaaaaaatagaagagaaaaatgCATGGAGTAGGTTTCCCCCACCTTGCAAGATGCTCTTTGCTTTCATATACTCTCCAATTGATTGGTGCCCTAGATAAACAAACTAATCACCTCTACAAATGGCACTATCTTTTTTGGAAGACCTTTAATCCCTCTAATCAGAGGGGAAAGACTAGAAAGGGGATAAAGAGCTCAACATATCCAAACAAGTGGATAAGAAGTCATTGGACTTGACctgcctctgttttttttttttttttcttttcttgacctcaCTTCTTGAAGCCGAATATGGCATGAGGGAGTAAGTGTATTGAAAAGGACAAGCAAAGAGTGGATTGAGCTGTGCTAGATGTTTTACAAATGTTTTGAACAAGCAAATATTTTATGGGTGGCAAAAAACAAATCATCATAAAGCACTCattaaagattaaaaaaaaaagttcatttCGTTGATTGTATcctattcaagtgttgaatagtGTATCCTCAGTATCTTAAACCATAATCGGAAACTCCTTAAGGTATTTACACAACTAAAGGAACTCCTTAAATACGATTACCATCTAtcttcaaaataaaaatcaagaataatattatgatttcttgagcacaaaaatatatatttcaatagaTGTAATTAAGATGATAccatattttttccttttttttgttgagatgtatcattgatttttgttttgttttggttaTTTGCTCTAAAGCATGTTGCTTCTGTGAATGTTAACCAATTAAAACAATGCACTCTACATAAATAttatgtattttaattttaactttgaaaaaaaaaacgtaaAAGTTACGGTATGTGTTTTCTCTTCACTCCAATATACGACATCTAAACTATGTTATTGTTGGACTTAtctaatcaaaagaaaaaaaaagataatattctTTGGAACATAACCTCGCAATCTCTCAATAACCATCAGAGAGAGATAATGAAATAGATTATAtcaaaatatatgttttttttaatttatttttcttttttttgtaggcATCAAGAACATTAACTTACATAAATTGTATTGGATGGTGGCAAGATACACATAcatgtggattaattagttgcttgaGCTTTCAATGGAAGTTATCGAGCTAATAAATTGGCATGATTTTCTAGTGTCATGGTATTTTTAAGATCTTAGATGAAAAAAGGGCAAGTGATTCTAAGCAACTTCCAAATAAAATTTGGAGATTAACAACATATTAGTCGACGAAGAGATGACACaagctgcattttttttttttggttgaccatcatatttattttagaaaactgGCACCTCGCCATCTGTTGTACAATCGTACCAGCTAATTCCTCTTGGAAGCTGGGTAAGATCTaacataattaataatataaatgATCTCATATGCTTTACAATTCAAGCTTCAAGTACTTACTTCTTTTTGATGGAATGAACTTATGATGAAATACCATTAATTAGTATGCCCaagaaaccaaaaataaaaccaagGATGATTTTGTAAGTCAATGCATTTGTGATACTAGATATGATTTAATATGTATGACTGCAGTTTTGTGAATGTTTAATTTGACTCCAATTTCTAAtgttcttttttcccctttttatcTGAGGATCGCCTCCTAATTACCAAACAAAATTCAGAAAAAGAGGAACTTTTGAATTTTTGCCTTGATTTCTGCATTAATGCTATTATGAGATTTAAAATACTATGTCACTCATGAAACATCATTGAAAAATTATAAGCCAGTGATAAACAACATTAATTGCAAAGCAAACTAATTAACTGGTTTGATTAAATTGAACATAATAAtgcctcaaaaaaaaatagaattaaattataaaaTGGTTCCTTGAATCCAAACAAATGATCAACATATATTGTCAAAGTGCAAGTCATGCTCACGTAACACTCCATAAAAATTGATCATAAACAATGAAACAATACATTGAACAACAAAATAATCGATTTTAATAATCAACATATATCATGAGATCCATTAGAAATGTGGAGGTACGTTTTCAAGCGTCAAATCAATACCCCTATCTAACAAATAACAAAGAACTTATAATGCATCGTGTGAACCTGAAgttgaacaaaaagaaaaaaaacttatacATCCGTACATAAAACATGCCAAATAGTGGTGCAAATAGGTCGCATCGAGTCGGATCCTGGATGACCCCAATCCGATCCGATTTTTTAtttgggtcctaattttggatccagatcCGACCTGGTTGAAgaccgggtcggatcggatccgagttggATCGATTCGGATTCAAATCGGattcaatttttttacttttaggaaagaatttgggcaaatctaatttggtcatatcatgaggtgctgggtgacccatgactttgaAAGACTTGcgattgacctccagtcagaacagatgaaccATGActactaactaagtcggtctgcaagccaaatttcatatcacactatattTTGTccgtatgactgattggacggaacttggtgtctccctgctcccctctcacgaggacaaaaaaaatcccggaccttcttccaaaatccaattccatcgcagaaaactggcacatgacccatattcagttcagtgttccctcacttcctccctgcaaaagttaaaaaaaacagaagccaaaaaacagaagaaaaaaaaaaacaagctaccgagacaccaaaggtatcaacagtgtaatagatcgagagagaatcctgatgGACGAATAGTGCTATgacccacacaaaaaaaaaaactctcttttgcTTCCCCCCCCTTCTCTTCGCCCCCCTTCGAGTCGGATCGGATCCGTTCGATAAACCTAGAACTGACCCAAAAAATGattcggatccaattttagGATCGACCCGGACccacgggtcctaaaattcgggtcgggtcgggtctcgggtcgacccgacccatttgcagccttaatgcCAAATAAAGATTTAGCATATCtacatttttcaaaaaaaatctagataaaattaagatacaagTTAGCATAAATCACAATCATAAGTAATATAACTAGGGTCAAACTTGGATATGCAAgccaattttttgaaaaatcatgCACACCAAGTGGTCATGCACGTCAGCAATCACAACTTTTCGTTTCTATGGGCTCGATTCTTCAAGCACCCATCTTGATGCAATCACAATCTCTTGTTTTTATGGGCTCCGTTCTTCAATCACAAACAATATAACTTAGGACAAACCTGGATATGCAAGCCAATTTCGTGAGAAATTATACCTTACACTGCATGCACCAAGTGGTCGTGCATGCCAGCAATTATAATTAACCTCTTGTTTCTATGGGCTCCGTTCTTCAAGTACTCATCTCGATGCATCACTATATAAACAGACAGCTCTGATTATGGTAGGTGGTGCATGCCCCCTAGAATATAATTTCTTCAGTTTGTTAGGTTGGCTGCGTATTGGttgcagctttttttttttcggtaacCGGATTCGGATTTCGGGTCAGATTCCaaaacccgaaatccgaaatccgaaacccgaaTCCAAAACTTGATCTTCCTCCCGATAGAAAGGAGAAGGGGCCAAAACCGGCGACCCTTCTCGCCCAAACGGTGGCGGTGGCCACCGAAATCTTTTGGACAACAGCCAGCCTCCTTGTCCCCTCCCTGCCGACCACCGCTTTTCCGGCGATCAAGGGGAGAACCGCCGATAAACGATGGTCCTTTTTCATGGCCGTCAGGAAGAAGCCCTCTCCCTTTTTTTCGGCATGGTGGTGCGGCCAGTTGGAGACTCACGGCCGCGCTTGGCCAGTGGCCACATTTCGGCCACCAGGAGAAGAGGCCACGGTGCCTCACCGCTGCAAGCTGGCGGCGGCCGTTGCCCTCTCTCCCCTTTTCCCCTCCGCCCGCGTCGGCCATGGCAGCCATGGTGGGTCGCAACGGCAAGCCGGACGTCAGTGCCAGCTCGCCAGGGCGACAGGCCGCAGCAGCGGCCATGGCTGCCTCCTCTGTTTTTCAAACATGAGCAACAGGGTTCCGAAAGAAGCATAGTCCCCCTAGACTTGCTCTGATTATGGTAGGCCAGGAATCCCAGCTCTGATAAGTAAGTCCTGCAACCCCTAAATCAAAACCCAGGAATCCCAACTGTAAACGATGAGAGACCTCGTAACTAGGCCACCTGTCCAACTGGTCGCATGGAAGTCGGCGGATGTCGTCCTTCCTTTCCAACTGGTTGCATGGAAGTCGGAGGATGTCGCCGCTTTTGCACTGCTTCAATGTAATCCGTCTGCCTCGTCAGCGGATCCGCACGGCGCCGCCGCTCTCCACGTGGCACCGTCCAATGGGAATCAACTAGGAGCTTCGACGAGCCTAACTAACTACCCCCCTTCCCGCTTCCTTCGTTTCGTTCCCTTGAAAGGACTCTGTTTCCATAAAACGGCCTCCCCAGATTTTTTTGAAACAGAGCTCCTTTTCCTCCCCTTCGGctcttctctccttcctttGTTTCCTTTTCGTTTACAATCCTTTGGAGAGCGAGTTGATTAACCTAAAGaaggttgttttttttttctccccgtTTCCTGTCGTTTCAATTCTAAACTTATCTCATCTCATCAgatattcttttcatgtttgtttTTGTTAGACCCTGGATTGGGTTGTAGATAACTTAGATGCGAAGATTGGATTGTTGTCATCGGGAGTAGCTTCAGTATTTGCTTAGGTTATTCTTGTATctgcttttatttattttataatctAATTTCATCTCATTAAATTGTTCTTGTGGTTGAAACTCTTGGGTGGATAGCTTGGAATCTGtagttttttttgtttaaaacatCTCATATGCATGGGATGTACCTTAATCGGATTGAAAACTGTGATGGATTTTACCATTGGTACTGTTGGCAATAgtgcttaaaaaaataatttttttatataaaggtttttcttttctctgcGTTTTTTTTAATCTCATTACATTAGATTGAATACTTTAGGATTTGTTGGTTTATGTAGGTTGGAATGTGGATATAGTCTGATGTTATTCGTTTTTGCTCCCAAATATATTATTCATTAATTTTGTAGGAGATGATGGATGAAGCTGTTGGGTTAGAAGGAAGTGTTGAATGGGCTGAGCAAGAGGGGAGCTTTAATAGTTGGCTCGATAAGGTGCTTGCTTCTGATGGGATTGAGAGTCCTCGCATGGTTGAGGAAGAGAATAGACCTCGAGATAGGCCCAAAGAGCCAGACTCAAATTCCAAGAGGCAGAAGGTCAGTTCTTTTTTCTAAACTTGTATAAGAAATGTTCTTTTTTATCCGGCCATCAAGAACTTACCAAAGATAACAATAATAGGTATAAGTCAAAAAATAACTTGCATTAAAAAGGCAATGTACTGGTGAGAACTTTCTCAGATGTGCTAATGAGGAGATATATTCTAGCTACTCTGGATATTCTATCCTTATTTTGAAAATAACCAATGTTTTCATCATAATATACTTGTTTTAACTGCAAAATGtatatttaatgaaatataactcATTATAGCCAAGGTTAAGATCCATTACCATCATTGAATTGTGAATCATGTGAAAATAATTAATACCTCCATCTTTTGGTATTTCCATGGCTCTAGCAAGTACCTAGTTGTCCTTGTATCAATGAGGTTTTTATGCGCTAACggtaaataatttaaattagaTTCATTTAGGGAATGTGTGTTGTCCCTAAGTTGTGTTTAGATCTctatatgaaatttttttaagtgtTATATTGCCTACATTAGCAAGACAGAGATTAGGAAGTAAATTTGGTTAGGCTAAAGCAAGTCAATTTAGTTATGTTGATTTAGAGTGGAACAGATCAATATTGATAGTAATCATGGGCCTGAAACTGTTGATCATTTGTTCTCTCAATACTCCTTTTCAACGTTTTAGAAGACAGTTTGCTCTTTGTTAGGTGTGCTCCTCCCTCAATACTCTTTTGAATTTCTTTGTCTTGACTGGAGGCATAGAAATTTCTCTAAGCCTACTTAGTCTATCATTCTTATGTTGACTGCGGCCATAGCTTGGTCATGTTGACTGCGGCCATAGCTTGGTCATGTGGTAGCTATAGCTTCAAGATGTCTCCATCTATTTAATGATTGGTCATCCCTATGTAATTACAAAAGTAAAAGAGCTTCCACCTGCACTTTCAGAAGACTAAATTTTCATTGAAGTGGATTTCTGGCTTCCATTACCCAAAGATGTCTCATGTTTTTATTTACCTTCAGAGTTGGCTTTATTATGGACTGGTTTCAGCATCCTGGTTGTTCTTCGTCGACAGACTTCAACAACTTTTATTGGCAGATTCACCTCATTGCTGCATCTCTTGTTTTATTATCTCTTCTCTCTAATGATTAATCTGTCAGAATTGGAACCTGttcagttctttttttttcactctGTTATCAAAGCTGACCCTGttattatctttttaaataaaattttgggtGGCTAATCCtcccttcatctcaaaaaagaaagaaaaaaaagagaacaaagGTACAATCTAGTAGTGTGTTTGCACATATTTAGGTAGTTTGGTTTGAAGTTTATCGTGAGGTTACATTAACAGGTTCCAGTTTGAGATCGAAGGAGGTATAGTGATGTTTTAACAGATAATTACTTGAATTACAAGAGTTGCAAGTGGCATTTGAACTAGATTAACCCTGAAGCAATTGACTACATGAAATCGAGTTCGCTTTCCTTCTAATGTCCCTATGGTTATTTTTTGTTAGAAACTAATATTTTTTACAAAGCTAATTTTTTATGGAGTTCTAAATGTATCTTATCTTTTCTATTTGGCGATATTTTCTTActggtttatttatttttaatctatGCAGATAGGTCCATGCACTGACAAGACAGAGGAACCCAGTCCTCTGGGTTTGATTTTACGCATAACTCCATCTTTCTTGGATCTCATTGATAGGAAGCTATCTCAAAAGAAGACCACTCCTCTTAATGGACCAACTTCGGGTACTAGTATAGAAAAACAACAGACCAGAAATGATGAATATAACATCCAACCCACATTAATGAAATGGAAGGCTTCAAATTTTCCTGCAACAAAACTCAAGATCGGCTGTTGGGAGGTA
Coding sequences within it:
- the LOC103699322 gene encoding lon protease homolog, mitochondrial-like isoform X1 is translated as MARALNRRFYRFSVGGLADVAEIKGHRRTYVGAMPGKMVQCLKNVGTANPLVLIDEIDKLGKGHAGDPASALLELLDPEQNANFLDHFLDVPIDLSKVLFVCTANVVEMIPNPLLDRMEVIALAGYITDEKMHIARDYLEKTTREACGIKSEQVEVTDAALLALIENYCREAGVRNLQKQIEKIYRKIALQLVRQGVTNEQSLKVSLQQGAKQLREKSTEEPTQIADDGPGGKKLEDGNSHERATTTTLTESEQAIEVSLHEQPNGTATEESEATSHEHLVEQLEADKVQPTLLSSDGIATTDQPVDSKVNIKTSDVKDVKVDNVIEKVIVDVSNLADFVGKPVFHAERIYDQTPVGVVMGLAWTAMGGSTLYVETALVEQGEGKGALLLTGQLGDVMKESAQIAHTVARAILLQKEPDNPFFADSKLHLHVPAGATPKDGPSAGCTMITSMLSLAMKKHVKKELAMTGEVTLTGRILPIGGVKEKIIAARRSEVKTIIFPSANRRDFDELAGNVKEGLEVHFVDDYNQIFELAFGSNSKPQI
- the LOC103699322 gene encoding lon protease homolog, mitochondrial-like isoform X3, giving the protein MIPNPLLDRMEVIALAGYITDEKMHIARDYLEKTTREACGIKSEQVEVTDAALLALIENYCREAGVRNLQKQIEKIYRKIALQLVRQGVTNEQSLKVSLQQGAKQLREKSTEEPTQIADDGPGGKKLEDGNSHERATTTTLTESEQAIEVSLHEQPNGTATEESEATSHEHLVEQLEADKVQPTLLSSDGIATTDQPVDSKVNIKTSDVKDVKVDNVIEKVIVDVSNLADFVGKPVFHAERIYDQTPVGVVMGLAWTAMGGSTLYVETALVEQGEGKGALLLTGQLGDVMKESAQIAHTVARAILLQKEPDNPFFADSKLHLHVPAGATPKDGPSAGCTMITSMLSLAMKKHVKKELAMTGEVTLTGRILPIGGVKEKIIAARRSEVKTIIFPSANRRDFDELAGNVKEGLEVHFVDDYNQIFELAFGSNSKPQI
- the LOC103699322 gene encoding lon protease homolog, mitochondrial-like isoform X2 — encoded protein: MARALNRRFYRFSVGGLADVAEIKGHRRTYVGAMPGKMVQCLKNVGTANPLVLIDEIDKLGKGHAGDPASALLELLDPEQNANFLDHFLDVPIDLSKVLFVCTANVVEMIPNPLLDRMEVIALAGYITDEKMHIARDYLEKTTREACGIKSEQIALQLVRQGVTNEQSLKVSLQQGAKQLREKSTEEPTQIADDGPGGKKLEDGNSHERATTTTLTESEQAIEVSLHEQPNGTATEESEATSHEHLVEQLEADKVQPTLLSSDGIATTDQPVDSKVNIKTSDVKDVKVDNVIEKVIVDVSNLADFVGKPVFHAERIYDQTPVGVVMGLAWTAMGGSTLYVETALVEQGEGKGALLLTGQLGDVMKESAQIAHTVARAILLQKEPDNPFFADSKLHLHVPAGATPKDGPSAGCTMITSMLSLAMKKHVKKELAMTGEVTLTGRILPIGGVKEKIIAARRSEVKTIIFPSANRRDFDELAGNVKEGLEVHFVDDYNQIFELAFGSNSKPQI